tccaaatatatATGTAGCATAAAGGGCTTATTTTTGCAATGGGGATAAATGTAATTAAGCCAAGTGATAAAATTGATTAACTTTTACACATGTGCCATGCATCAGTTTATTCACTTGTCAATTGCATACCAATATAGCCCTtcggccacacacacacacacacacacaagtgaagGGTTTGGTATTGAAATGAGAATGCAGAATGTATCAGAATATAGGTAGGTCAATTGACATAATTTTATAaagacattcaaaacatcaagacaacacacagaaccaactaaagaaaaaaaatacaaaaaatacatcaCTCCAGTACTTGCATCTCTACATTGGATGGTTGTGACAACTTctgatgaatacatttgattgattatacAAGTAAATAAAGAATAAACATCAAATTATGTTAAATACAGTGAGATGCATACACAGAGAGGTTTCATTGATTTAGCATGTGCATTGATCAGATAGCAAGTGGTAAAGTCAATTTTTTAAGGTCTGAGGACAGATGACAGTGTCAATATCAAGGGTCTTTTCCAATTTCTTTCATACAAAGGAATTGTAGGCTTTCAGAGAATGAGATATCTACTGGAGCGGAGTATGAGCTTTTAAGGAGTTGCTAGAATTAAATATCTTCTAGGAGGAAATTGactccaatcaagcgccgtcCACAGGTTATGGTATGGCATTGCAAAAAAGCCCCAAAGCTACCCCAGAACATCACAATGCCTCAATGCTCGACAGATGGTGtgaagcactcctccagcatcttttcatttggtctgtatCTCACAAATTGTGatccaaaaaatgttttagggGCCCCAAACCATTGAACGGCAGtgtacatatttacatttttctaatCCTAACCCCACATATACAACCTTGTTAAATGGAACTatgaacagaatacaatgatgtgcaaatcatttaaatcctatatttaatagaaaatagtatagAGACAACGTATtaattgttgaaactgagaaattttgttgttccttgaaaaataaatgccaacTTTGGATTTGATGTCAGCACCACAAAATTGTGGAGCATCTCAGAACTAATAAGCTTAATTGGCAACATGtctgtaacatgattgggtataaaaagaggttttcagaagtaaagatggagaggggttcaccactgtgCGGATGtcaaagactgtgcaggcaaatattGGAACAGTTGAAGAATAATATTTGTGAatttaaaattgcaaagggtttggggatctcCTCATATATGCTGCATAATAGCATTATGTgacttatttcagcaagacaatgccaaaacacattctgcatgtattacaacagcatggctctgtagtaaaagagtacGGGTGCTAAAATGGCCTCCCTGCAGTCAAGACCTGTTACACACATTCtgtaatgaaaaatacaacaaaggagaccctgaactgtagagcagctgaaatcctatatcaagcaagaatgggaaaacatttcactttcaaaacttaCACAGTTGGTCCCCTCAATTCCCAAATGCTGAATGCTGATCCCAACTTTCATAAAAATTAATCAAATTCACaattggcatttatttttccaaaaataagtttcaacatttgttatgttgtctttgcactattttcaaataaatatagggattaaatgatttgcacatcactgcattgtttttatttgtgcagcatcaaaacatttttagaaacagggttgtatttgcAACTACAAGTAACAAAACTAATGCTGCATTAAACCTAACAatcaggaaagaaaaaagtcacACATGTTTAGATTATGTTTTAGGGAACAGACTGACAGGTAGTATGTTTTTACAAGCCTGTCTAATTTGAGACATCCTAACTCCATACACAATAGGGTTAAAAAGTGGCTGGCAGATCTGATGGTATACCGATAAAATAGTTTGAAGTACAGCTGGAAGAGTTTGTAAAGGCCTATCAAATCTACTCTGCAGCAGATTTAAGGAAACACCAATAAAAAAGTTGAGCAGTGAAGCCAGATGAGGAACACAGGTGTTGAAAGCTTTCTGTGTTGTCTCAATAGAAGATTTAGAACAAATTGTCAGAATCCTAATATAagagtacaaaataataattaaagggATAATGACAGACAAAACCATGCTACAGAGTCCATAGATGTTATTGACTGTTGTATCGGAAGTTGAACAGGCAAGTTTCACTATCAGGTAGTTGTCACAATATACTTTCTCTATAACATTCCCACACAATTGCAAACGAATAGTTAAAGACAGTGTTATGATTATTTTAGCTAAAGGGCACATCCATATAACACAAACTAAAATCCACACCCTAGTTGGTGTCATAATTATGTTGTACTGAAGTGGATAACATATAGCAAGGTACCTGTCATAAGACATGACTGCTAAATTGCTGAATTCAATAGAACCGTATGAGTATAAACAAAAGATCTGTAGGTAACAGTAAATAATGGAAACTACGTGAACATCTGACATCAAATTAGTCATTACAGCAGGAAACAAAGCAGTGCTACCATACAACTCATTTACAAACAAACTGCACAGGAATAGATACATGGGTTTGTGAAGGCTTCTCTCCGTACATATAACCACAATAAGCAATGTGTTTGCAAATACTATGGAGATGTACAATGCAGTtactataataaaatacaagTATTTTAAGGGTCCGTTTTCAGTGTAACCACTTAGAATAAACGATGTGAACTGCGTTGAGTTTACTGAGTTCATCTTCTTCCTAATAGTAACAATAAAAGTTGtggatatatttattttacagcacATTGATAACAGTCAATCATCAATCTCTAAGATCATGTAATAGGTTTTTTCTTAGTCATTTTATTATTGTCAGAGTcagagatgggcaaagatatatcaaaacttattttaaaattaGTTACCAAACACCAAAATTTtaagtgtatcaaaataaacaacaaaatacaacagCCACACCATGTATTAGTATAAActattgtatatttgtattttaaaaaaacaaaaaatacttttacaaggaAGCATGAAATCACTTCGCAAACCTTCCACGTATCGGCCTAtctgatctatcccttcaccagtacactgactcagttgattaagtagacaatgtttgatAGCAACAGTTTTAAAGTAACCAAAGGTTTAATGGTTAACTAACTATTACTCATAATTGCATAATTTActtacttggtgtttggtaatgaagggcttaccatcagtaacactgactcaatgacaaaaaaaaatagtttgctAGAACATCACATAAATtggaaaactatttatttaGCCTAGGCTAAACATAagctgttaaaaatgtaacGAATTTATGCAAAAAATCGATGGAAAGCTGGCAACCTACAtgtttctcaccttgaccttcttcTTTGGGTAAGGattcattttctgttctgatctcaacaagtcATTGTCATCAACcctacaaaatacaaatgacaaaatcctatttaaatacatgtatcataaaAACTGCCCATCCCTGGTCAGAGTATTAttctttaaattgtttactGCCACGGGCATCACCATGGACAACAAGCAGAAACTATATCAAACAATTCATatttaatgtaatgcaataattttcgttttttttctctgttcctATCACGTATAAAAAACAGCAACAGCAATTTAAATTAATGTCTATGTCACCTGATACCCTTCTTCAGATGGCTGTGATTGTCCTCTCTCTGTTAGTGGGCTATTTCACAATAAACTTCCATAACATCATTGACcttttatacaaaaaaaaaaaaaaaatgtataaggcaTTGTGATTACTTGAACTCAAATGACACGGTGTTGTTATGGTGGTCAGACCAGCATTAACATTGTCCCTAAGCTATTCCACACAAACATGAGCCAGACACAAGTTCGCCTttagagagggaaaaaaaatatataggtgTGACCTTACTGAGTAAAATGTGGTCATTTTTGGATATTACTCTGTGCAACTTCTACCTCAAGGGTTAGACCTGTGggttgtgtgcgcgtgtgtgtgtgcgtgtgtgtgcgtttgtgcgcGCGCACgtgaacatgtgtgtgtttgtgtgtttgtgtgtgtgtgcgcgtgtgtgcgcgtggtggaatacagtaaaaatttcaaatatcactacttttcttcaaaatggaatgcttacattacagaatgcatggtttcaTACTGTAAaggcagtgagataaaaaaaattgtttttaatggaagtcaatgggacatttttgtccacgaaggtgtcaagTGGGTGCAAAATTCGTAAAAAGAGTATGAGAGTTTAAGACATTGGATTTAAAAGATTTAACTAAATATAAGAATTCTAGCAAAAAATCATGCCCCTAgttgcaacacagacaaaatgatcaCCAAATCAAAAATAATTTAGCAAAAAGGACAAAAATGTCAGAGGATGGCATAAGGGTTAAGACT
The sequence above is a segment of the Esox lucius isolate fEsoLuc1 chromosome 1, fEsoLuc1.pri, whole genome shotgun sequence genome. Coding sequences within it:
- the LOC105010976 gene encoding olfactory receptor 11A1-like translates to MNSVNSTQFTSFILSGYTENGPLKYLYFIIVTALYISIVFANTLLIVVICTERSLHKPMYLFLCSLFVNELYGSTALFPAVMTNLMSDVHVVSIIYCYLQIFCLYSYGSIEFSNLAVMSYDRYLAICYPLQYNIIMTPTRVWILVCVIWMCPLAKIIITLSLTIRLQLCGNVIEKVYCDNYLIVKLACSTSDTTVNNIYGLCSMVLSVIIPLIIILYSYIRILTICSKSSIETTQKAFNTCVPHLASLLNFFIGVSLNLLQSRFDRPLQTLPAVLQTILSVYHQICQPLFNPIVYGVRMSQIRQACKNILPVSLFPKT